A window of the Streptomyces formicae genome harbors these coding sequences:
- a CDS encoding ImmA/IrrE family metallo-endopeptidase, whose translation MVTLARESRGMTMGELASRAGVTASLISKVELGQRDMSEETAKSVAASLDYPADVFTWKEPVYGFGSSSFYHRKQQSLPQKKLRQIQAFVNFQRIRTKRLSAALDLDFSFTIPSLSVDDYGSPEEIARAVRAAWRVPIGPIQNLTEWIEAAGGFVVAQEFDTAKINAISVWPPGEHPFFVINTLLPACNLRFSLAHELGHLVMHDVPEPGQEQEADRFAAEFLMPAVEIKPQLRDMNLRLAARLKPVWRTSMGALIRRARDLELITDRQHTSLRVQLSQNGWTKQEPVSIPHEAPNLIPEIVRVHHVEHGYSASDLADMVGLHTPEWLETYEPRGLRAV comes from the coding sequence ATGGTGACACTTGCTCGGGAATCTCGCGGGATGACCATGGGCGAGCTGGCCTCGCGTGCAGGGGTAACAGCCTCGCTCATCTCCAAGGTCGAACTCGGACAGCGGGATATGAGCGAGGAGACGGCGAAGTCGGTCGCCGCTTCACTGGACTACCCGGCCGATGTGTTCACCTGGAAGGAGCCCGTCTACGGTTTCGGTTCGTCGAGCTTCTACCACCGCAAGCAGCAGAGCCTCCCCCAGAAGAAGCTGCGCCAAATTCAGGCCTTCGTGAATTTTCAGCGAATCCGCACGAAACGGCTATCCGCAGCACTCGATCTCGATTTCTCATTCACCATCCCGTCCCTCTCGGTGGATGACTACGGCAGCCCCGAAGAGATCGCACGTGCGGTCAGGGCAGCCTGGAGAGTGCCGATCGGACCAATTCAAAATCTCACGGAATGGATTGAGGCTGCGGGCGGCTTTGTTGTCGCCCAAGAATTCGACACAGCAAAGATCAACGCCATCAGTGTGTGGCCACCGGGAGAGCACCCCTTCTTTGTGATAAACACACTCCTCCCTGCCTGTAATCTGCGCTTCTCCCTAGCGCATGAACTCGGGCACTTGGTAATGCACGATGTGCCAGAGCCGGGGCAAGAGCAGGAAGCGGATAGATTTGCCGCCGAATTCCTAATGCCAGCTGTAGAGATCAAGCCTCAGCTGCGCGACATGAACTTGCGCCTCGCCGCTCGCCTCAAGCCTGTATGGCGCACGTCCATGGGTGCCCTCATTAGGCGCGCAAGGGACTTGGAACTCATCACAGATCGACAGCACACTTCACTCAGAGTTCAGCTCTCTCAGAATGGGTGGACGAAGCAAGAGCCCGTATCGATCCCTCACGAAGCACCCAACTTGATTCCTGAGATCGTCAGAGTGCATCACGTTGAACACGGTTACTCCGCCTCGGACTTGGCAGACATGGTCGGCCTGCACACACCGGAGTGGTTGGAAACGTACGAACCCCGAGGGCTCAGAGCGGTGTAA
- a CDS encoding DUF2637 domain-containing protein: MTRSLRVDAVLVQAVIAGALSFAHLHDLAAAAGQTGWKAWAYPVSVDLLLVAAWRRLRNDGPSRLAWCWFLIALVASLGANVATAGFLDLQHPPAWLRFGIAGWPALAFLGGTLLAHSPAATDPDREPESAPEPVPVAEPEPAPALPAAAEPAPAPAPPVPAALVDHARKVADDHHARTGTPIDTDTLRARLGVPAPMAAAIAAQLT; encoded by the coding sequence ATGACCCGCTCACTCCGCGTCGACGCCGTCCTGGTGCAAGCCGTGATCGCCGGGGCCCTGTCCTTCGCCCACCTGCACGACCTCGCCGCCGCTGCCGGGCAGACCGGATGGAAGGCATGGGCCTACCCGGTCAGTGTCGACCTGCTCCTGGTCGCCGCCTGGCGTCGGCTGCGCAACGACGGACCCTCCCGGCTCGCCTGGTGCTGGTTCCTGATCGCACTGGTCGCCTCGCTCGGCGCGAACGTCGCCACCGCCGGGTTCCTCGACCTCCAACACCCGCCCGCGTGGCTGCGCTTCGGCATCGCCGGATGGCCCGCCCTCGCCTTCCTCGGCGGCACCCTCCTCGCCCATTCACCCGCCGCGACCGACCCCGACCGCGAACCGGAGTCCGCACCCGAGCCGGTTCCCGTCGCCGAGCCGGAGCCTGCCCCGGCCCTGCCTGCAGCGGCCGAGCCTGCTCCCGCCCCGGCTCCGCCGGTCCCGGCCGCGCTGGTCGACCACGCCCGCAAGGTCGCCGACGACCACCACGCCCGTACCGGTACACCGATCGACACCGACACCCTGCGCGCCCGCCTCGGTGTCCCCGCACCGATGGCTGCCGCCATCGCCGCCCAACTCACCTGA
- a CDS encoding NUDIX hydrolase: protein MPSPASPVVPAKHSVSVAGAVVGEDGRLLAIRRADNGTWELPGGVLELQETPQEGVRREVLEETGIEVDVSELTGIYKNMTRGVVALVFRCHPSGGAERTSAESTAVDWLTPEEIRERMSEVYAVRLLDALDGHGPHVRSHDGKQLIQAR, encoded by the coding sequence ATGCCTAGCCCAGCCAGTCCAGTGGTTCCGGCGAAGCACTCTGTTTCTGTGGCGGGTGCCGTAGTAGGTGAGGACGGACGGCTGTTGGCGATCCGGCGGGCGGACAACGGAACGTGGGAGCTGCCGGGCGGGGTGCTGGAGCTGCAGGAGACTCCGCAGGAAGGCGTGCGTCGCGAGGTCCTGGAGGAAACGGGCATCGAAGTCGACGTCTCCGAGCTGACCGGGATCTACAAGAACATGACACGCGGAGTCGTCGCCCTGGTCTTCCGGTGCCATCCGTCAGGCGGCGCCGAGCGAACCTCTGCCGAATCGACGGCAGTTGACTGGCTCACGCCCGAAGAGATCCGCGAGCGGATGTCCGAGGTCTACGCGGTCCGGCTGCTCGATGCGCTGGACGGGCACGGGCCCCACGTCCGGAGCCATGACGGCAAGCAGCTGATCCAAGCGCGGTAA
- a CDS encoding mobile element transfer protein, translating to MPARDHFHSVMRIGPVQIGTHRDRHGRTKHAAVCTADRCGWSADFSSSSAAQLAARTHRCRITD from the coding sequence ATGCCCGCCCGCGACCACTTCCACTCCGTGATGCGGATCGGCCCGGTGCAGATAGGCACCCACCGCGACCGGCACGGCCGCACCAAGCACGCCGCCGTATGCACCGCCGACCGCTGCGGCTGGTCCGCCGACTTCTCTAGCTCGTCGGCCGCCCAGCTGGCCGCCCGCACCCACCGCTGCCGCATCACCGACTGA
- a CDS encoding FtsK/SpoIIIE domain-containing protein translates to MSWLTALLALVVVTAGLLRWRRPAWYWLTFGVVLATLRVLVRYSSVMDACGLTVPPPRWRLTIARMANRPAPESRPPRILRLRPTRTGLVLRLGLRPGQDAFDVAAACDRLRHSFAMYGVTSRELRSGVVELRMTGYDVLARVQMPAKGDNAPMRVPVALREDGAVHYRDYRSTPHALTLGATKSGKSVYQRNLVAELAAHEVALVGIDCKQGVELFPLARRFSALADNPDTAAELLDALVSHMEGVYHLIRAEQRITADVPDAEVAADIWDLPAHLRPTPIVLLVDEVAELALSPTKADEPRRDRIITALVRLAQLGRAAGIYLEICGQRFGSELGKGITMLRAQLTGRTAHRVNDEPSANMAFGDIAPDAVLAAISIPTETPGLAVTGDSSGGWARIRTPHTSMRQAVNACNRHAHRAPVLPGFAAFRPELPPTVSLVKIPTPTEAPASA, encoded by the coding sequence ATGTCGTGGCTGACCGCCCTCCTGGCACTGGTCGTCGTCACCGCGGGTCTTCTGCGGTGGCGGCGCCCCGCCTGGTACTGGCTGACCTTCGGGGTCGTCCTGGCCACGCTGCGGGTCCTGGTCCGCTACAGCTCGGTCATGGATGCGTGCGGGCTGACCGTCCCCCCGCCGCGCTGGCGGCTCACCATCGCCCGGATGGCCAACCGCCCCGCTCCCGAATCGCGTCCGCCGCGCATCCTGCGGCTCCGCCCGACCCGGACCGGCCTCGTCTTACGCCTGGGGCTCCGGCCCGGTCAGGACGCCTTCGACGTGGCCGCCGCGTGTGACCGGCTCCGGCACTCGTTCGCGATGTACGGCGTCACCTCCCGCGAACTGCGCTCGGGGGTCGTCGAGCTGCGGATGACCGGCTACGACGTACTCGCCCGGGTGCAGATGCCCGCCAAGGGCGACAACGCCCCGATGCGCGTCCCCGTCGCCCTGCGCGAGGACGGCGCCGTCCACTACCGCGACTACCGCAGCACCCCGCACGCCCTGACTCTCGGTGCCACGAAGTCCGGCAAGTCCGTCTACCAGCGCAACCTGGTTGCCGAACTCGCCGCGCACGAGGTGGCCTTGGTCGGCATCGACTGCAAACAGGGTGTGGAGCTGTTCCCGCTGGCCCGCCGCTTCTCCGCTCTCGCCGACAACCCCGACACCGCCGCCGAACTCCTCGACGCACTCGTCTCCCACATGGAGGGCGTCTACCACCTGATCCGGGCCGAACAGCGCATCACCGCGGACGTGCCTGATGCTGAGGTCGCCGCCGACATCTGGGATCTCCCGGCCCATCTGCGTCCGACCCCGATCGTCCTGCTCGTCGACGAGGTCGCCGAACTCGCCCTGTCGCCCACCAAGGCGGACGAGCCGCGCCGGGATCGCATCATCACCGCCCTCGTACGCCTCGCCCAGCTCGGCCGCGCTGCCGGCATCTATCTGGAGATCTGCGGGCAGCGCTTCGGCTCCGAACTCGGCAAGGGCATCACCATGCTCCGCGCCCAGCTCACCGGCCGCACCGCCCACCGCGTCAACGACGAACCCTCCGCCAACATGGCCTTCGGCGACATCGCACCCGACGCCGTCCTGGCCGCCATCTCCATCCCGACCGAGACCCCCGGCCTCGCCGTCACCGGCGACTCCTCCGGCGGCTGGGCCCGCATCCGCACCCCGCACACCTCGATGCGGCAGGCCGTGAACGCCTGCAACCGGCACGCCCACCGCGCCCCCGTGCTGCCCGGCTTCGCCGCCTTCCGGCCCGAACTGCCGCCCACGGTCTCGCTCGTCAAGATCCCGACCCCGACCGAGGCACCCGCCTCCGCCTGA
- a CDS encoding NUDIX domain-containing protein, producing the protein MARTEYYDDPAAPEPNSLVVAASAVVTDDEGRVLLQRRRDNDLWALPGGGMEMTDSLPGTAVREVKEETGLDVEITGLVGTYTDPRHVIAYSDGEVRRQFNVCFTARMIGGRLAISDESTELLFVQPKEIDQLPMHHTQRLRIRHFLEHRERPYLG; encoded by the coding sequence ATGGCACGGACCGAGTACTACGACGACCCAGCAGCACCAGAGCCGAACAGTTTGGTGGTCGCCGCGTCCGCCGTGGTCACCGACGACGAAGGGCGGGTGCTCCTTCAGCGCCGCCGGGACAACGATCTCTGGGCACTACCAGGCGGCGGCATGGAGATGACCGACTCACTCCCGGGAACGGCCGTCCGCGAGGTGAAGGAAGAAACGGGTCTGGACGTGGAGATCACCGGGCTCGTGGGTACATACACCGACCCTCGTCACGTCATCGCCTACTCGGACGGTGAGGTGCGCCGACAGTTCAACGTCTGCTTCACCGCCCGCATGATCGGCGGCCGACTTGCGATCTCGGACGAGTCTACGGAGCTGCTGTTCGTCCAGCCGAAGGAGATCGACCAACTGCCGATGCACCACACACAGCGACTCAGGATCCGTCACTTCCTGGAGCACCGCGAGCGCCCCTACCTCGGCTGA
- a CDS encoding SpdD-like protein, with protein sequence MFRPKIPTMPTPTGIVTPPAVEPTAIVQHTPAPAPIAPPAPARPTVQLTPGTALALVGGGTAVVLVVGTVLVSMLLAVAVTAASVAVCALVVRSLLASETKRR encoded by the coding sequence ATGTTCCGACCGAAGATCCCCACCATGCCGACACCGACCGGCATCGTCACCCCGCCCGCCGTCGAGCCGACCGCGATCGTCCAGCACACCCCGGCCCCGGCACCCATCGCACCGCCGGCACCTGCTCGGCCCACGGTCCAGCTCACGCCCGGCACCGCGCTCGCCCTCGTCGGCGGAGGCACCGCCGTCGTGCTCGTCGTCGGCACGGTTCTGGTCTCGATGCTCCTGGCGGTCGCCGTCACCGCGGCCTCGGTCGCCGTGTGCGCGCTCGTCGTCCGCTCGCTGCTCGCCTCCGAGACCAAGCGCCGCTGA
- a CDS encoding GntR family transcriptional regulator — protein MANQGNGRQPPKYQRIADALKAAIQAGEYGPGDRLPGENDLMATHEVARMTARQALSVLQNEGLAEARKGAGVFVREFRPLRRRGIQRLAQEQWGSGRSIWSADTEDRTLVVDQVQVREEQADERIAGALDLAPGSPVYVRSRRFVLDEKPVLIATSYLPSEIVEGSAITQEDTGPGGTYARLAELGYKPVHFREEIRCRMPSADEAGRLALSMGTPVILIVRTAFADEGRAVEINEMTLDSASYVLEYDFDA, from the coding sequence ATGGCCAACCAGGGCAACGGCCGCCAGCCGCCGAAGTACCAGCGCATCGCAGATGCGCTGAAGGCTGCGATCCAGGCAGGCGAGTACGGCCCGGGTGATCGACTGCCGGGCGAGAACGACCTCATGGCCACGCACGAGGTGGCGCGCATGACCGCTCGCCAGGCGTTGAGCGTGCTGCAGAACGAGGGGCTCGCCGAGGCACGCAAGGGTGCCGGCGTGTTCGTCCGGGAGTTCAGGCCGCTGCGTCGCCGCGGCATCCAGCGCCTGGCGCAGGAGCAGTGGGGTTCCGGCCGATCCATCTGGTCAGCCGACACCGAGGACCGGACCCTTGTGGTGGACCAGGTCCAGGTGCGGGAGGAGCAGGCCGACGAGCGGATCGCCGGAGCGCTCGACCTGGCGCCGGGGTCACCGGTATACGTGCGCAGTCGCCGCTTCGTTCTCGACGAGAAGCCTGTGCTGATTGCGACGTCGTACCTGCCGTCCGAGATCGTGGAGGGCTCCGCGATCACCCAGGAGGACACGGGCCCGGGCGGTACGTACGCGCGGCTTGCCGAACTCGGCTACAAGCCAGTCCACTTCCGCGAAGAGATCCGGTGCCGGATGCCGTCAGCGGACGAGGCCGGGCGGCTCGCCCTGTCCATGGGTACGCCGGTGATTCTGATCGTGCGTACGGCGTTCGCGGACGAGGGCAGGGCAGTTGAGATCAACGAGATGACTCTGGATTCCGCGTCGTACGTCCTTGAGTACGACTTCGATGCCTAG